A stretch of Crossiella cryophila DNA encodes these proteins:
- a CDS encoding class I SAM-dependent methyltransferase gives MSSTAENAGVVPSPNIWHWPDVYETENQAQDSAGAIWRALRAEVDWAGRDVLDVGCGDGFHLPVFAGSARSVLGVEPHPPLVERAVKRVAGLPNVNVLAGSAQRIPLPDGVVDLVHARTAYFFGPGCEPGIAEAMRVLRPGGALAVVDLDGARPPYGKWLRADVPGYHPRRIEKFFTRLGFSCHRIETLWRFTDRESLVRVLSIEFSAKVAARAIADTAGLTIPVGYRLHVLRKSSGLLLP, from the coding sequence GTGAGTTCGACCGCGGAGAACGCAGGCGTGGTGCCCAGCCCCAACATCTGGCACTGGCCGGATGTGTACGAGACCGAGAACCAGGCCCAGGACAGCGCGGGCGCGATCTGGCGAGCCCTGCGCGCGGAGGTCGACTGGGCGGGCCGGGACGTGCTGGACGTGGGCTGCGGCGACGGCTTCCACCTGCCGGTCTTCGCCGGCTCGGCCCGCTCGGTGCTCGGCGTCGAACCGCATCCGCCACTGGTCGAACGGGCGGTCAAAAGGGTGGCCGGACTGCCCAATGTGAACGTGCTCGCCGGATCCGCGCAACGTATCCCGCTGCCCGACGGGGTGGTCGACCTGGTGCACGCGCGCACCGCCTACTTCTTCGGACCCGGCTGCGAACCGGGGATCGCCGAGGCCATGCGGGTGCTGCGGCCCGGCGGCGCGCTGGCCGTGGTCGACCTGGACGGCGCCCGGCCGCCCTACGGCAAGTGGCTGCGCGCTGACGTGCCCGGATACCACCCGCGCCGGATCGAGAAGTTCTTCACCCGGCTGGGGTTCTCCTGCCACCGGATCGAGACCCTGTGGCGGTTCACCGACCGGGAGAGTCTGGTCCGGGTGCTCTCGATCGAGTTCTCCGCCAAGGTCGCGGCGCGCGCGATCGCGGATACCGCGGGGCTGACGATTCCGGTGGGTTACCGGCTGCACGTGCTGCGGAAATCCAGCGGCCTGTTGCTGCCCTGA
- a CDS encoding threonine aldolase family protein — MPAATSPLRSLSLHAPHRGAPELMLVRLANQLSPGEQPYDAVPRLEQRIAELLGKQAAVLFPTGTMAQQVAMRLHAEERGRRAVAFHPYCHLDESEQQGYTVVHGLRGVRVGERERLLTLAELAEVGEPLAALLLELPQRSIGGQLPEWDDLVAQTDWARARGAAAHLDGARLFLTQPYYQRPLAEIAGLFDSVYVSATKGLGGIADAVLAGTEEFCRAARVWRHRLGGAAEVAWPSALAAEWSLAANLPRVPEYLATARELARGLSAVEGIEVLCDPPQTPLFHLHLAASPESVLVAGERLSEERGVYLPRYAGALPSPRMSAIEITVGDQFDDVPVAEAVELLGELVARARKLDQA, encoded by the coding sequence ATGCCCGCTGCCACCTCGCCGCTCCGGTCGCTGTCCCTGCACGCCCCGCACCGCGGCGCGCCCGAGCTGATGCTCGTTCGCCTGGCGAACCAACTTTCGCCAGGCGAACAGCCCTATGACGCGGTGCCTAGGCTGGAGCAGCGGATCGCCGAGCTGCTGGGCAAGCAGGCCGCGGTGCTGTTCCCGACCGGCACCATGGCCCAGCAGGTCGCGATGCGGCTGCACGCGGAGGAGCGCGGGCGGCGGGCGGTGGCCTTCCACCCGTACTGCCACCTGGACGAGTCCGAGCAGCAGGGCTACACGGTGGTGCACGGGCTGCGCGGGGTCCGGGTCGGTGAACGGGAGCGGCTGCTCACCCTGGCGGAGCTGGCGGAGGTGGGCGAGCCGCTGGCGGCGCTGCTGCTGGAGCTGCCGCAGCGCAGCATCGGCGGACAGCTGCCGGAGTGGGACGACCTGGTGGCGCAGACCGACTGGGCGCGGGCGCGTGGGGCGGCCGCGCACCTGGACGGCGCGCGGCTGTTCCTGACCCAGCCGTACTACCAGCGGCCGCTGGCCGAGATCGCCGGGTTGTTCGACTCGGTCTACGTCTCGGCCACCAAGGGGCTGGGTGGGATCGCGGACGCGGTGCTGGCCGGCACCGAGGAGTTCTGCCGGGCGGCCAGGGTCTGGCGGCACCGGCTGGGCGGTGCGGCCGAGGTGGCCTGGCCGTCGGCGCTGGCCGCCGAGTGGTCGCTGGCGGCCAACCTGCCGCGGGTGCCGGAGTACCTGGCCACCGCGCGGGAGCTGGCGCGCGGGCTGAGCGCGGTCGAGGGCATCGAGGTGCTCTGCGACCCGCCGCAGACCCCGCTGTTCCACCTGCATCTGGCGGCCAGCCCGGAGTCGGTGCTGGTGGCGGGCGAGCGGTTGAGCGAGGAGCGCGGGGTGTACCTGCCGCGTTATGCCGGGGCGCTGCCCTCGCCGCGGATGAGTGCGATCGAGATCACCGTGGGCGACCAGTTCGACGATGTGCCGGTGGCGGAGGCGGTGGAGCTGCTCGGCGAGCTGGTGGCGCGCGCCCGGAAGCTGGACCAGGCCTGA
- a CDS encoding FliA/WhiG family RNA polymerase sigma factor yields the protein MTEPTPVPDDAGGGFRTATVSTASSPQARSAHLGRARRHGVDEGTAPRQGRGAGNPGGHGHESEPEPEEATATVSEVRSADDVEAGIVALWRAYGVAREQSLRDRLVLHYAPLVKYVAGRVGTGLPSYVDVADLVQSGVFGLVDAIEKFEPERGLKFETYAMQRIRGAILDDLRAQDWVPRSVRSRARDVERALERLEARLQRTATDLELADELGVSSDELRELFAQLQLTSVVALDELIAAGRGTASLAETLPDDRAEDPVAALVDQDGRRQLADAIAQLSERDRVVVTLYYFENLTLAEIGRVLGVTESRVCQLHTRAVLRLRTKMAEQAEA from the coding sequence ATGACCGAACCCACCCCCGTTCCTGACGATGCCGGGGGAGGTTTCCGCACAGCGACCGTGTCAACGGCGTCCTCCCCGCAGGCCCGCTCCGCCCACCTCGGACGGGCTCGTCGTCACGGCGTTGACGAAGGCACGGCGCCCAGGCAGGGGCGCGGTGCCGGGAACCCCGGCGGACACGGCCACGAGTCCGAGCCGGAACCTGAGGAGGCCACCGCGACCGTCAGCGAGGTGCGCAGCGCCGACGATGTCGAGGCAGGCATCGTCGCGTTGTGGCGCGCCTATGGCGTGGCCCGCGAACAGTCCCTCCGGGACCGCCTCGTGCTGCACTACGCGCCGCTGGTCAAGTACGTCGCCGGCCGGGTCGGCACCGGGTTGCCGTCCTACGTCGACGTCGCCGACCTGGTCCAGTCCGGTGTTTTCGGACTGGTCGACGCGATCGAGAAGTTCGAGCCCGAACGCGGGCTGAAGTTCGAGACCTACGCCATGCAGCGCATCCGCGGCGCCATCCTGGACGACCTGCGCGCCCAGGACTGGGTGCCCCGTTCGGTCCGCAGCCGCGCCCGCGACGTCGAACGTGCCCTGGAACGGCTCGAGGCCCGGCTCCAGCGCACCGCCACCGACCTGGAACTGGCCGACGAACTGGGTGTCAGCAGCGACGAGTTGCGCGAGCTGTTCGCCCAGCTGCAACTCACCAGCGTGGTCGCCCTGGACGAGCTGATCGCCGCCGGCCGGGGCACCGCCTCGTTGGCGGAAACGCTGCCTGACGACCGAGCCGAGGATCCGGTCGCGGCCCTGGTCGACCAGGACGGCCGTCGCCAGCTCGCCGACGCGATCGCCCAACTCTCCGAACGGGACCGGGTCGTGGTCACGCTCTACTACTTCGAGAACCTGACCCTCGCCGAGATCGGCCGGGTTCTGGGCGTCACCGAGTCCCGGGTCTGCCAGCTGCACACCCGCGCGGTGCTGCGCCTGCGCACCAAGATGGCCGAACAGGCTGAGGCCTGA
- the pyrH gene encoding UMP kinase, translating to MTGDGAAHTGYRRVLLKLGGEMFGGGEVGVDPDVVQAVARQIADVVATGAQIGVVIGGGNFFRGAELQQRGMDRSRADYMGMLGTVMNCLALQDFLERQHGIDTRVQTAITMGQVAEAYIPRRAMRHLEKGRVVIFGGGAGMPYFSTDTTAAQRALEIGCEVVLMAKAVDGVYTADPKLDPEAQRFEHITHNEVLRRGLKVADATAFSLCMDNNMPIIVFNLLVEGNIARAVRGEKIGTLVSTPAG from the coding sequence GTGACCGGGGACGGCGCAGCACACACCGGCTATCGCAGGGTGTTGCTCAAGCTCGGCGGGGAGATGTTCGGCGGCGGCGAGGTCGGCGTCGACCCGGATGTGGTGCAGGCGGTCGCCCGGCAGATCGCCGACGTGGTCGCCACCGGCGCCCAGATCGGCGTGGTCATCGGCGGTGGCAACTTCTTCCGCGGCGCCGAGTTGCAGCAGCGCGGCATGGACCGTTCCCGGGCCGACTACATGGGCATGCTCGGCACGGTGATGAACTGCCTGGCGCTGCAGGACTTCCTCGAGCGCCAGCACGGCATCGACACCAGGGTGCAGACCGCGATCACCATGGGCCAGGTCGCCGAGGCGTACATCCCGCGGCGCGCGATGCGGCACCTGGAGAAGGGCCGCGTGGTCATCTTCGGCGGCGGCGCGGGCATGCCGTACTTCTCCACCGACACCACCGCCGCCCAGCGCGCGCTGGAGATCGGCTGTGAGGTCGTGCTGATGGCCAAGGCCGTGGACGGCGTCTACACCGCCGACCCGAAGCTGGACCCCGAGGCGCAGCGGTTCGAGCACATCACGCACAACGAGGTGCTGCGCCGCGGCCTGAAGGTGGCCGACGCGACCGCCTTCAGCCTGTGCATGGACAACAACATGCCGATCATCGTGTTCAACCTGCTGGTCGAGGGCAACATCGCGCGCGCGGTGCGCGGTGAGAAGATCGGCACACTGGTCAGCACCCCTGCCGGCTGA
- a CDS encoding phosphatidate cytidylyltransferase, which produces MAVGVLLGAAILVSLLTIRELFVGVVALAVLAATWELSGALRRGAGIEVARWPVLIGGQAMVWLSWPFERNGLLSAFVVTVLAILVWRFRGGINGYLRDVAASVFTAAYVPMFAAFAAMLVVPEDGAGRVLCFLIGVVCSDTGGYAAGVFLGKHPMAPSISPKKSWEGFAGSMLAGVVSGALTLPLLLDGAWWQGVLFGAALVITSTVGDLMESVIKRDLGVKDMGTLLPGHGGLMDRMDSLLPSAVVSWLLLRAFVPSL; this is translated from the coding sequence ATCGCCGTCGGGGTGCTGCTGGGCGCGGCGATTCTGGTGTCCCTGCTGACGATCAGGGAACTGTTCGTCGGCGTGGTCGCGCTGGCCGTGCTGGCCGCCACCTGGGAGCTGTCCGGGGCGTTGCGCCGTGGCGCGGGCATCGAGGTGGCCCGCTGGCCGGTGCTCATCGGCGGGCAGGCCATGGTGTGGCTGTCCTGGCCGTTCGAGCGCAACGGGCTGTTGTCGGCGTTCGTGGTGACCGTGCTGGCCATCCTGGTCTGGCGCTTCCGCGGCGGCATCAACGGCTATCTGCGCGATGTCGCGGCCTCGGTGTTCACCGCGGCCTATGTGCCGATGTTCGCCGCCTTCGCCGCGATGCTGGTGGTGCCGGAGGACGGCGCGGGCCGGGTGCTGTGCTTCCTGATCGGCGTGGTCTGCTCGGACACCGGCGGCTACGCGGCAGGGGTCTTCCTGGGCAAACACCCGATGGCGCCCTCGATCAGCCCGAAGAAGTCCTGGGAGGGCTTCGCCGGGTCGATGCTGGCCGGGGTGGTCTCCGGCGCGCTCACGCTGCCGCTGCTGCTGGACGGCGCCTGGTGGCAGGGGGTGCTCTTCGGCGCGGCCCTGGTGATCACCTCGACCGTTGGCGACCTGATGGAGTCGGTGATCAAGCGCGATCTCGGGGTCAAGGACATGGGCACGCTGCTGCCCGGTCACGGCGGCCTGATGGACCGGATGGACTCCCTGCTGCCCTCGGCCGTCGTGTCCTGGCTGCTGCTGCGCGCGTTCGTGCCCTCGCTGTAG
- a CDS encoding tyrosine-type recombinase/integrase: MPTPRGDRRRATGTASARAHLPAPLARSVDEFERHLTLERDVSPHTARAYLSDVVSLLAHFTHGPQGPGVTDRSSEPEAERASGAVPEPGVEPAFGGSTPTATPTGPPPPAAPADEDHGDLAASPNLGALDLSELRSWLADQRAGGASRTTLARRAAAARTFTGWAAKAGYLDNDPGPRLASARPHRHLPSVLRADQAAAAMEASASGAAEGDPVALRDHAIVELLYASGVRVAELCGLDVGDIDHSRRVALVMGKGGKQRSVPYGVPAERAIRAWLERGRPQLVCAASHAALFLGARGGRLDPRVVRRVVHDMIGSVPGAAPIGPHGLRHSAATHLLEGGADLRSVQELLGHATLATTQLYTHVTVERLKAIHDRTHPRS, from the coding sequence ATGCCGACCCCGCGAGGGGACCGCCGTCGGGCCACCGGAACGGCATCCGCGCGTGCCCACCTCCCGGCCCCACTGGCTCGGTCCGTGGACGAGTTCGAGCGCCACCTGACCCTGGAGCGCGACGTCTCGCCGCACACCGCCCGCGCCTACCTGAGCGACGTCGTCTCCCTGCTGGCCCACTTCACCCACGGACCGCAAGGTCCCGGCGTTACGGACCGGTCGTCCGAGCCCGAGGCTGAGCGCGCGTCCGGGGCCGTGCCTGAGCCCGGGGTCGAGCCTGCGTTCGGGGGTTCGACACCAACCGCGACACCAACCGGGCCACCGCCGCCGGCCGCACCCGCGGATGAGGACCATGGCGACCTGGCGGCATCGCCGAACCTGGGTGCACTTGATCTCAGCGAGCTGCGGTCCTGGCTCGCGGACCAGCGGGCGGGCGGGGCCAGCCGGACCACCCTGGCCCGCCGTGCCGCTGCGGCACGGACGTTCACCGGGTGGGCGGCGAAGGCGGGTTACCTGGACAACGATCCGGGGCCTCGACTGGCCTCGGCGCGGCCGCATCGGCACCTTCCGTCGGTGCTTCGTGCTGATCAAGCCGCCGCCGCGATGGAGGCTTCAGCCTCCGGGGCTGCGGAGGGTGATCCGGTTGCGCTGCGTGATCACGCGATCGTGGAACTCCTGTACGCCAGTGGGGTTAGGGTGGCGGAACTCTGTGGGTTGGACGTGGGCGATATTGATCACTCGCGGCGTGTCGCGCTGGTTATGGGCAAGGGCGGCAAGCAGCGTTCAGTCCCGTACGGGGTGCCTGCCGAACGGGCGATCCGTGCCTGGTTGGAGCGCGGTCGGCCGCAACTTGTCTGTGCCGCTTCACATGCGGCGTTGTTCCTCGGCGCGCGCGGTGGCAGGCTCGATCCCAGAGTGGTGAGGAGGGTGGTCCACGACATGATCGGTTCCGTGCCGGGCGCCGCCCCGATTGGTCCGCATGGGTTGCGCCACTCCGCCGCGACCCATCTCCTCGAAGGCGGAGCCGACCTCCGAAGCGTTCAGGAACTGCTCGGTCACGCTACGCTCGCAACGACTCAGCTCTACACCCACGTCACCGTCGAACGGCTGAAGGCGATACATGACCGAACCCACCCCCGTTCCTGA
- a CDS encoding VOC family protein encodes MHSPAPLDPAGGHPCWVDVASDDPAACKRFYTGLLGWEFEPEVNGYSQARLDGEPVGAVYLARRDQARFLGWTLYLHVTNAEVAAKHIEAAGGTVLSGPVHVAGKGYLLVAKDPTGGVIGFWETDHGWHFATGRPGALSWAELNTRDGQRADVFFGGLFDFRQEQIGDGASFDYATWFRNGEPLVGRMRMGPEFPHEVPAHWMVYFGVDPAVGTDAIAARAAELGGKVSYEPFDSPFGRLAILEDPTGGTFTVVDSSRRSEPASPVDDPYDD; translated from the coding sequence ATGCACAGTCCCGCACCACTCGACCCCGCAGGCGGCCACCCGTGCTGGGTGGACGTCGCCAGCGACGATCCGGCGGCCTGCAAACGCTTCTACACCGGCCTGCTCGGCTGGGAGTTCGAGCCCGAGGTCAACGGCTACAGCCAGGCCCGACTGGACGGTGAGCCGGTCGGCGCGGTCTACCTGGCCAGGCGGGACCAGGCCCGCTTCCTCGGCTGGACGCTGTACCTGCACGTCACCAACGCCGAGGTGGCCGCCAAGCACATCGAGGCCGCGGGCGGCACCGTGCTCAGCGGCCCGGTGCACGTGGCGGGCAAGGGCTACCTGCTGGTGGCCAAGGACCCGACCGGCGGCGTGATCGGGTTCTGGGAGACCGACCACGGCTGGCACTTCGCCACCGGCAGGCCGGGCGCGCTGTCCTGGGCCGAGCTGAACACCAGGGACGGCCAGCGCGCGGACGTCTTCTTCGGCGGGCTGTTCGACTTCCGGCAGGAGCAGATCGGCGACGGCGCGAGCTTCGACTACGCCACCTGGTTCCGCAACGGCGAACCCCTGGTCGGGCGGATGCGGATGGGCCCGGAGTTCCCGCACGAGGTGCCCGCGCACTGGATGGTCTACTTCGGCGTCGACCCGGCCGTCGGCACGGACGCGATCGCGGCCCGCGCGGCCGAACTGGGCGGCAAGGTCAGCTACGAGCCGTTCGACTCGCCCTTCGGCAGGCTCGCCATCCTGGAGGACCCCACCGGCGGCACCTTCACCGTGGTGGACAGCTCCCGGCGCAGCGAACCGGCCAGCCCGGTGGACGACCCGTACGACGACTGA
- the frr gene encoding ribosome recycling factor: MIDETLFDAEEKMEKAVAVAKDDLAAVRTGRATPAMFSRIVVDYYGSPTPMNQLAAVNIPEARMAVIKPYDLSQLNALEKAIRDSDLGVNPTNDGSIIRVLIPQLSEERRREMVKVAKGKGEDAKVSIRNIRRKSKDELDRISKDGEAGEDDVARAEKELQAMTDKFVRQVDELVKHKETELLEV, from the coding sequence GTGATCGACGAGACTCTCTTCGACGCCGAGGAGAAGATGGAAAAAGCGGTGGCTGTGGCCAAGGACGACCTCGCCGCGGTCCGCACCGGCCGCGCCACGCCGGCGATGTTCTCCCGAATCGTCGTCGACTACTACGGTTCGCCCACCCCGATGAACCAGCTGGCCGCGGTGAACATCCCCGAGGCCAGGATGGCGGTCATCAAGCCCTATGACCTGAGCCAGCTCAACGCGCTGGAGAAGGCGATCCGGGACTCCGACCTCGGGGTGAACCCGACCAACGACGGCTCGATCATCCGGGTGCTGATCCCGCAGCTCTCCGAGGAGCGCCGCCGGGAGATGGTCAAGGTCGCCAAGGGCAAGGGCGAGGACGCCAAGGTCTCCATCCGCAACATCCGGCGCAAGTCCAAGGACGAACTCGACCGCATCTCCAAGGACGGCGAAGCGGGCGAGGACGACGTGGCGCGCGCGGAGAAGGAACTGCAGGCGATGACTGACAAGTTCGTCCGCCAGGTGGACGAGCTGGTCAAGCACAAAGAGACCGAACTACTCGAGGTCTGA
- the rlmN gene encoding 23S rRNA (adenine(2503)-C(2))-methyltransferase RlmN yields MTSLPLVFDAPKRGLPPRHLADLSAEQRRAAVAELGEKPFRANQLSNHYFGRLTADPAAMTDIPAASRDRLTSELMPPLFTELRRVSCDEGTTRKTLLRAHDGTLIESVLMRYPDRATLCISSQAGCGMACPFCATGQGGLQRNLSTAEIVEQVRLGAVAMRDGELPGGPGRLSNIVFMGMGEPLANYRRVIDAVHRICDPAPNGLGISQRSVTVSTVGLVPAIRKMTEEKLSVRLAVSLHTPDDELRDTLVPVNTRWKVAEVLEAARGYADRTGRRVSIEYALIKEINDHGWRADLLGNLLRRHLGPLAHVNLIPLNPTPGSKWDASPKPVEREFVRRVEAQGVTCTVRDTRGQEIAAACGQLAAEG; encoded by the coding sequence ATGACTTCGTTGCCCCTCGTGTTCGACGCCCCCAAGCGCGGCCTGCCGCCGCGGCACCTCGCCGACCTCTCGGCCGAGCAGCGCCGCGCGGCGGTGGCCGAGCTTGGTGAGAAGCCGTTCCGCGCGAACCAGCTCTCCAACCACTACTTCGGCAGGCTCACCGCCGATCCGGCCGCGATGACCGACATCCCGGCGGCCAGCCGGGACCGGCTCACCAGCGAGCTGATGCCGCCGCTGTTCACCGAGCTGCGCCGGGTGAGCTGCGATGAGGGCACCACTCGCAAGACGCTGCTGCGCGCGCACGACGGCACGCTGATCGAGAGCGTGCTGATGCGCTACCCGGACCGGGCGACGCTGTGCATCTCCAGCCAGGCCGGCTGCGGCATGGCCTGCCCGTTCTGCGCCACCGGCCAGGGCGGGCTGCAGCGCAACCTGTCCACCGCGGAGATCGTGGAACAGGTCCGGCTGGGCGCGGTGGCCATGCGCGACGGCGAACTGCCTGGCGGACCGGGACGGCTGTCCAACATCGTGTTCATGGGCATGGGTGAGCCGCTGGCCAACTACCGCCGGGTGATCGACGCGGTGCACCGGATCTGCGACCCGGCGCCGAACGGACTGGGCATCTCGCAGCGGTCGGTGACGGTGTCCACGGTCGGGCTGGTGCCGGCGATCCGGAAGATGACCGAGGAGAAGTTGTCGGTCCGGCTCGCGGTGTCGCTGCACACCCCGGATGACGAGCTGCGGGACACGCTGGTGCCGGTGAACACCCGCTGGAAGGTCGCCGAGGTGCTGGAGGCGGCCCGCGGGTACGCCGACCGCACCGGGCGGCGGGTGTCCATCGAGTACGCGCTGATCAAGGAAATCAACGATCACGGCTGGCGGGCGGACCTGCTCGGCAACCTGCTGCGTCGGCATCTGGGTCCGTTGGCGCACGTCAACCTGATCCCGTTGAATCCGACGCCGGGCAGTAAGTGGGATGCGAGTCCGAAGCCGGTGGAGCGGGAGTTCGTGCGCCGGGTCGAGGCGCAGGGGGTGACCTGCACGGTGCGGGACACGCGTGGGCAGGAGATCGCGGCGGCCTGTGGGCAGCTCGCCGCCGAGGGCTGA
- the rpsB gene encoding 30S ribosomal protein S2 — protein sequence MAVVTMRQLLDSGVHFGHQTRRWNPKMKRYIFTERNGIYIIDLQQTLTYIDRAYEFVKETVAHGGTILFVGTKKQAQEAIASQALRVGMPFVNQRWLGGMLTNFSTVHKRLQRLKELESMEQTGGFQGLTKKEILMLTREKDKLEKTLGGIRDMAKVPSAVWIVDTKKEHIAVGEARKLGIPVVAILDTNCDPDEVDFPIPGNDDAIRSAALLTKVVAEAAAAGLMARSGQGKAAEGEDKPGAVEEPLAEWEQELLVNATAGAPAPVEGEAAAQS from the coding sequence ATGGCCGTCGTCACCATGAGGCAGCTGCTTGACAGCGGCGTGCACTTCGGGCACCAGACCCGCCGTTGGAACCCGAAGATGAAGCGCTACATCTTCACCGAGCGCAACGGCATCTACATCATCGACCTTCAGCAGACGCTGACCTACATCGACCGGGCCTACGAGTTCGTCAAGGAGACGGTCGCCCACGGCGGCACCATCCTGTTCGTCGGCACCAAGAAGCAGGCGCAGGAGGCCATCGCCTCCCAGGCCCTGCGGGTCGGCATGCCCTTCGTCAACCAGCGCTGGCTGGGCGGCATGCTCACGAACTTCTCCACCGTGCACAAGCGTCTTCAGCGCCTCAAGGAGCTGGAGTCGATGGAGCAGACCGGTGGCTTCCAGGGTCTCACCAAGAAAGAGATCCTGATGCTCACCCGTGAGAAGGACAAGCTGGAGAAGACCCTCGGCGGTATCCGCGACATGGCCAAGGTGCCGAGCGCGGTGTGGATCGTGGACACCAAGAAGGAGCACATCGCCGTCGGCGAGGCCCGCAAGCTGGGCATCCCGGTCGTGGCGATCCTGGACACGAACTGCGACCCCGACGAGGTCGACTTCCCGATCCCGGGCAACGACGACGCGATCCGGTCGGCCGCGCTGCTGACCAAGGTCGTCGCCGAGGCCGCGGCCGCCGGCCTGATGGCCCGTTCCGGCCAGGGCAAGGCCGCCGAGGGCGAGGACAAGCCCGGCGCCGTCGAGGAGCCGCTGGCCGAGTGGGAGCAGGAGCTGCTGGTCAACGCGACCGCGGGCGCTCCCGCCCCGGTCGAGGGCGAAGCAGCCGCCCAGTCCTGA
- the tsf gene encoding translation elongation factor Ts gives MSNYTAADVKRLRELTAAGMMDCKKALEEANGDFDKAVEILRIKGAKDVGKRAERTTANGLVAVSGGVMVELNCETDFVAKNDDFQALAEKVLAVAVEGKIGDLAELKSAKLDEGTVEDAVLGLSARIGEKLELRRVVSFDGSVAVYLHRRSSDLPPAVGVLVEYTGSDEDAARGAAMQIAAMKPRYVTRDEVPADLVANERRIAEETAREEGKPEAALPKIVEGRVNGFFKDSVLLEQASVQDNKKNVKAVLDAQGVTVTRFARFEVGQA, from the coding sequence ATGTCGAACTACACCGCGGCTGATGTGAAGCGGCTCCGTGAGCTGACCGCCGCCGGCATGATGGACTGCAAGAAGGCGCTCGAAGAGGCCAATGGCGACTTCGACAAGGCCGTCGAGATCCTGCGCATCAAGGGCGCCAAGGATGTCGGCAAGCGCGCCGAGCGCACCACCGCCAACGGCCTGGTCGCCGTCTCCGGCGGCGTCATGGTCGAGCTGAACTGCGAGACCGACTTCGTCGCCAAGAACGACGACTTCCAGGCGCTGGCCGAGAAGGTCCTGGCCGTGGCGGTCGAGGGCAAGATCGGCGACCTGGCCGAGCTGAAGTCCGCGAAGCTGGACGAGGGCACCGTCGAGGACGCCGTGCTCGGCCTCTCCGCGCGCATCGGCGAGAAGCTGGAACTGCGCCGGGTCGTCTCCTTCGACGGCTCCGTCGCGGTCTACCTGCACCGCCGTTCCTCCGACCTGCCGCCGGCCGTCGGCGTGCTGGTGGAGTACACCGGTTCCGACGAGGACGCCGCCCGTGGCGCCGCGATGCAGATCGCCGCGATGAAGCCGCGCTACGTCACCCGGGACGAGGTGCCCGCCGACCTGGTCGCCAACGAGCGCCGGATCGCCGAGGAGACCGCGCGGGAGGAGGGCAAGCCCGAGGCTGCCCTGCCCAAGATCGTCGAGGGTCGCGTCAACGGCTTCTTCAAGGACTCCGTGCTGCTGGAGCAGGCCTCCGTGCAGGACAACAAGAAGAACGTCAAGGCCGTGCTCGACGCCCAGGGCGTCACCGTGACCCGGTTCGCCCGGTTCGAGGTGGGCCAGGCCTGA